In a single window of the bacterium genome:
- a CDS encoding biotin carboxylase N-terminal domain-containing protein, with protein sequence MKGLRRVLVANRGEIAVRVIRACRELGLETVAVASDADLDAPHARLADRTEHLGPSDPRESYLRQDRLIDAARRSGADAVHPGYGFLAESAAFADAVTAAGLRFVGPPAEVIARLGDKTAARAIAERSGVPVIPGFTPEGRAGGGGPDAFAAAAEQLGYPLLVKAAAGGGGRGMRVVERADDLRGALASAEREARAAFGDGRLFLERQLPEVRHVEVQIVADGDGRTAALGERECSVQRRHQKLIEEAPSARVDPAGRARLAAAAVAVANAAGYVNAGTVEFLMEPGGQFYFLEVNTRLQVEHPVTEFVAGVDLVKSQLRIAAGEPLDAAGIPSADAAAPRGHALECRVCAEDPADGFRPSPGPILVLDEPAGPWIRVDSGIREGWQVPAVYDSLLAKVIVWDRTRAGAVARMQQALGRFVILGCGTNLEFLRAVIAHEAFRRAETTTDFLERHFTGWQPDPSPRALAVAAAIAVTQPRPAPPAGGAAGRVDPVAWDPWETASGWRIGGPHD encoded by the coding sequence ATGAAAGGCCTGCGCCGCGTTCTCGTGGCCAACCGGGGCGAGATCGCCGTGCGCGTCATCCGCGCGTGCCGCGAGCTCGGGCTCGAAACCGTCGCGGTCGCGAGCGACGCCGATCTCGACGCGCCGCACGCGCGCCTGGCCGACCGCACCGAGCATCTCGGTCCGTCCGATCCGCGCGAGAGCTACCTGCGCCAGGACCGCCTGATCGACGCGGCGCGCCGGTCGGGGGCCGACGCGGTCCATCCGGGGTACGGGTTTCTCGCCGAATCCGCGGCGTTCGCCGACGCGGTGACCGCCGCGGGGCTGCGCTTTGTCGGCCCGCCGGCCGAGGTCATCGCCCGCCTCGGCGACAAGACCGCAGCGCGGGCGATCGCGGAGCGCTCCGGCGTACCGGTCATCCCCGGGTTCACGCCCGAAGGGCGGGCGGGGGGCGGGGGGCCGGACGCGTTCGCCGCGGCGGCGGAGCAGCTCGGCTATCCGCTGCTCGTCAAGGCCGCCGCCGGCGGCGGCGGCCGGGGCATGCGGGTCGTCGAGCGTGCGGACGACCTGCGCGGCGCGCTTGCGTCCGCCGAGCGCGAGGCGCGCGCGGCCTTCGGCGACGGCCGGCTGTTCCTTGAGCGTCAGCTGCCCGAGGTCCGGCACGTCGAAGTCCAGATCGTGGCCGACGGGGACGGGCGCACGGCCGCGCTCGGGGAGCGCGAGTGCAGCGTGCAGCGGCGCCACCAGAAGCTGATCGAGGAAGCCCCGTCGGCGCGGGTCGACCCCGCCGGGCGCGCCCGCCTGGCGGCCGCGGCCGTCGCGGTGGCAAATGCCGCCGGCTACGTCAACGCCGGGACGGTGGAGTTCCTCATGGAGCCCGGCGGGCAGTTCTATTTTCTCGAGGTCAACACCCGGCTGCAGGTCGAGCATCCGGTGACCGAGTTCGTCGCCGGCGTCGATTTGGTGAAATCGCAGCTCCGGATCGCGGCGGGGGAGCCCCTGGATGCCGCCGGGATTCCGTCCGCGGACGCGGCCGCCCCGCGAGGCCACGCGCTGGAGTGCCGTGTCTGCGCCGAGGACCCCGCGGACGGCTTCCGGCCGTCGCCGGGGCCCATCCTCGTGCTGGACGAGCCGGCGGGGCCGTGGATCCGGGTCGATTCCGGGATCCGCGAAGGCTGGCAGGTGCCCGCGGTGTACGATTCGCTGCTCGCGAAGGTCATCGTCTGGGACCGCACCCGCGCCGGCGCGGTGGCGCGGATGCAGCAGGCGCTGGGCCGCTTCGTCATCCTCGGCTGCGGCACGAACCTCGAGTTTCTGCGGGCCGTGATCGCGCACGAGGCGTTTCGCCGGGCGGAGACCACGACCGACTTCCTCGAACGGCATTTCACCGGATGGCAGCCGGACCCGTCGCCGCGCGCCCTGGCCGTGGCGGCGGCGATCGCCGTCACGCAGCCGCGGCCGGCGCCGCCGGCTGGCGGCGCCGCCGGCCGCGTGGACCCGGTCGCGTGGGATCCGTGGGAGACCGCCTCCGGCTGGCGGATCGGCGGGCCGCATGACTGA
- a CDS encoding carboxyl transferase domain-containing protein, with amino-acid sequence MAVLESHANADSAEFQSNREHHAGLARLLADRLAQVRAGGGERAHRRLRDQGKLSARERIDLLLDPGSPLLELSPLAAWEMYGGEAPGAGLVTGIGRVRGLECVIVANDPTVKGGTYYPLTVKKHLRAQRIARDNRLPCIYLVDSGGAFLPLQADVFPDREHFGRIFYHQAVLSAEGIPQIAAVVGSCTAGGAYVPAMADETVIVRGTGTIFLGGPPLVRAATGEEVSAEELGGADVHTRRSGVADHMADDDAHAMEIVREIVGALNRVKQPALALVPPEEPRYDPREIYGVLPRDLRRQFDAREVIARVVDGSRFREFKALYGTTLVTGFAHIHGIPVGVVANNGVLFVESAEKGAHFIELCGQRRIPLVFLQNITGFIVGRQYEAAGIARAGAKMVHAVATSGVPRLTVIIGGSYGAGNYAMCGRAYDPRFLWTWPNARISVMGGEQAATVLLTVKRDQLRREGRTLSPEEEQALVEPILAKYEAEGDPYFSTARLWDDGIIDPAETRTVLALALSATLNAPIEGMHPGVFRM; translated from the coding sequence ATGGCCGTCCTCGAGTCACACGCCAACGCCGACTCCGCGGAATTCCAGAGCAATCGCGAGCACCACGCGGGCCTGGCGCGCCTTCTGGCGGACCGGCTCGCCCAGGTGCGGGCCGGGGGCGGCGAGCGGGCGCACCGCCGGTTGCGCGACCAGGGCAAGTTGAGCGCGCGCGAGCGGATCGACCTCCTGCTCGATCCGGGCTCGCCGCTGCTCGAGCTGTCGCCCCTGGCCGCCTGGGAGATGTACGGCGGCGAGGCGCCGGGGGCGGGCCTCGTCACGGGCATCGGGCGCGTGCGGGGACTCGAGTGCGTCATCGTGGCCAACGACCCGACCGTCAAGGGCGGGACGTACTATCCGCTGACCGTCAAGAAGCACCTGCGCGCCCAGCGGATCGCGCGCGACAACCGCCTGCCCTGCATCTACCTCGTGGACTCGGGCGGGGCATTCCTGCCGCTGCAGGCCGACGTCTTCCCGGACCGCGAGCACTTCGGCCGCATCTTCTACCACCAGGCGGTGCTCTCGGCCGAAGGCATCCCGCAGATCGCCGCGGTCGTGGGCTCGTGTACGGCCGGCGGCGCCTACGTTCCCGCGATGGCGGACGAGACCGTGATCGTCCGCGGCACGGGGACGATCTTCCTCGGCGGGCCGCCGCTCGTCCGGGCGGCGACCGGCGAGGAAGTGTCCGCCGAAGAGCTCGGCGGGGCCGACGTGCACACCCGGCGCAGCGGCGTCGCCGACCACATGGCCGACGACGACGCGCACGCGATGGAGATCGTGCGCGAGATCGTGGGCGCGCTCAATCGCGTCAAACAACCGGCGCTCGCCCTGGTCCCGCCGGAAGAGCCGCGGTACGATCCGCGCGAGATCTACGGCGTGCTGCCGCGCGATCTGCGGCGGCAGTTCGATGCCCGCGAGGTCATCGCCCGCGTCGTCGACGGCAGCCGCTTCCGGGAGTTCAAGGCCCTGTACGGGACGACCCTCGTCACCGGCTTCGCGCATATTCACGGGATCCCGGTCGGCGTCGTCGCCAACAACGGCGTCCTCTTCGTCGAGAGCGCGGAGAAGGGCGCGCATTTCATCGAGCTGTGCGGGCAGCGGCGGATTCCGCTCGTCTTTCTCCAGAACATCACGGGCTTCATCGTCGGCCGGCAGTACGAAGCCGCCGGCATCGCCCGGGCGGGCGCCAAGATGGTGCACGCGGTCGCGACGTCCGGCGTGCCGCGTCTGACGGTCATTATCGGCGGCTCCTACGGCGCGGGCAACTACGCGATGTGCGGACGGGCGTATGATCCGCGCTTTCTGTGGACGTGGCCGAACGCGCGCATCTCAGTCATGGGCGGCGAGCAGGCCGCCACGGTCCTGCTTACGGTCAAGCGCGATCAGCTGCGGCGGGAGGGCCGCACCTTGTCGCCGGAGGAGGAGCAGGCCCTGGTCGAGCCGATCCTCGCCAAGTACGAGGCGGAAGGGGATCCGTACTTCAGCACCGCGCGCCTCTGGGACGACGGCATCATCGATCCGGCCGAGACCCGCACGGTGCTCGCGCTGGCGCTGTCCGCGACGCTCAACGCGCCGATCGAGGGCATGCACCCCGGCGTCTTCCGGATGTAA
- a CDS encoding alcohol dehydrogenase catalytic domain-containing protein, protein MTPPGSNRPGAQMRAAVYYTNRDVRLERRPVPAIGPGEILMRVERSGICGSDVMEWYRRHRAPLVLGHEVGGTVAAVGDGVHAYRAGDRITAAHHVPCDACRFCRRGRHTMCHTLHTTNFDPGGFVEYTRLSPIHVDRGVFRLPDGVSFDQAVFVEPLACVVRAQRLAPVREDDTVFVAGSGIIGLLHIKLARAAGARRVLASDISEYRLAAAARFGADAAFRPGADPASQVREANEGRLADLVIVCTGAGPAITQALRCAEPGGTVMLFAPSGPEFAFPALPFNETFFRTDLTVTTSYGAAPADYAEALELIARGRVHVDDMITHRLGLSEAAAGFRLVAAADDSVKVILDHTR, encoded by the coding sequence ATGACGCCGCCGGGCTCTAACCGCCCGGGCGCGCAGATGCGCGCGGCCGTCTACTATACGAACCGCGACGTCCGGCTCGAACGCCGCCCGGTCCCCGCGATCGGCCCCGGCGAGATCCTGATGCGCGTGGAGCGCAGCGGGATCTGCGGCAGCGACGTGATGGAGTGGTACCGCCGCCATCGGGCGCCGCTGGTGCTCGGCCACGAGGTCGGAGGGACGGTCGCGGCGGTGGGGGACGGCGTGCACGCCTACCGCGCCGGCGATCGCATCACCGCGGCGCATCACGTCCCCTGCGACGCCTGCCGGTTTTGCCGGCGCGGCCGCCACACGATGTGCCACACGCTCCACACCACGAACTTCGATCCCGGGGGATTCGTCGAGTACACCCGGCTGAGTCCGATCCACGTGGACCGCGGCGTGTTTCGGCTGCCGGACGGCGTGTCGTTCGACCAGGCCGTCTTCGTGGAGCCCCTCGCCTGCGTGGTGCGGGCGCAGCGCCTCGCGCCGGTCCGGGAGGACGACACCGTGTTCGTCGCGGGCAGCGGGATCATCGGGCTGCTGCACATCAAGCTCGCGCGCGCCGCCGGCGCCCGGCGCGTCCTGGCGAGCGATATCTCGGAGTACCGGCTGGCCGCCGCCGCGCGCTTCGGCGCCGACGCCGCGTTCCGGCCCGGCGCGGACCCCGCATCCCAGGTGCGCGAGGCCAACGAGGGCCGCCTCGCGGATCTCGTCATTGTCTGCACGGGCGCCGGGCCGGCGATCACCCAGGCGCTGCGCTGCGCCGAACCCGGCGGCACGGTGATGCTTTTCGCGCCGTCGGGGCCCGAGTTTGCGTTTCCGGCCCTCCCGTTCAACGAGACGTTCTTCCGGACGGACCTCACCGTCACGACGTCCTACGGCGCCGCGCCGGCCGACTACGCCGAGGCGCTGGAGCTGATCGCGCGCGGGCGCGTGCACGTCGACGACATGATCACGCACCGGCTCGGGCTGTCCGAGGCCGCGGCGGGATTCCGGCTCGTCGCGGCGGCGGACGACTCCGTCAAAGTGATCCTCGACCACACGCGCTGA
- the lsrF gene encoding 3-hydroxy-5-phosphonooxypentane-2,4-dione thiolase translates to MDWGMRNRLNRIIRPDTGRTVMLAVDHGYFMGPTSKLEVPRTTIEPLLPFADSLMVTRGVVRSSVAPAAAVPIVLRVSGGTSILTEDLSGEGIMTTMKDAVRLNAAAVALSIFVGTRHERETLLNLGALVSEGQEYGMPVLAVTAVGKELEKRDARYLGLCCRIAAEAGAQIVKTYYCDGFDKVVEGCPVPLVVAGGPKLDTEMDVFELTSRAISLGAAGVDMGRNIWQHPAPVAMIKAIRAIVHEDASPEDAFALFRRAAAEGAQHAARR, encoded by the coding sequence ATGGACTGGGGCATGCGCAACCGGCTGAACCGCATCATCCGGCCGGACACCGGCCGGACCGTCATGCTCGCCGTGGATCACGGCTACTTCATGGGACCGACCTCCAAGCTCGAAGTCCCCCGCACGACGATCGAGCCGCTGCTGCCGTTCGCGGATTCGCTCATGGTCACGCGCGGCGTCGTGCGGTCGTCCGTGGCGCCGGCCGCCGCCGTGCCCATCGTGCTGCGGGTGTCCGGCGGCACGAGCATCCTCACCGAGGACCTGTCCGGCGAAGGCATCATGACCACGATGAAGGACGCGGTGCGGCTGAACGCGGCCGCCGTCGCGCTCTCGATCTTCGTCGGCACGCGGCACGAACGGGAGACGCTGCTCAACCTCGGCGCGCTCGTGAGCGAAGGCCAGGAGTACGGCATGCCGGTGCTGGCCGTCACGGCCGTCGGCAAGGAGCTCGAGAAGCGCGACGCCCGCTATCTCGGCCTGTGCTGCCGGATCGCGGCGGAAGCGGGCGCGCAGATCGTCAAGACGTACTACTGCGACGGGTTCGACAAGGTCGTGGAGGGCTGTCCCGTCCCGCTGGTCGTGGCCGGCGGGCCGAAGCTCGACACGGAGATGGACGTCTTCGAGCTGACTTCGCGCGCGATCAGCCTGGGGGCCGCCGGGGTCGACATGGGCCGCAACATCTGGCAGCATCCCGCGCCCGTCGCCATGATCAAGGCGATCCGCGCGATCGTGCACGAGGACGCGTCGCCGGAAGACGCCTTCGCGCTGTTCCGGCGCGCCGCGGCGGAGGGAGCCCAGCACGCGGCGAGACGATGA
- a CDS encoding lytic transglycosylase domain-containing protein, which translates to MFHVVGGGRPSNRRRLYISLTLVGVSLLIALTGFHQPVDAQSWLQTGWQAYQAGHMAQAQTAFAKAAASTPESATPAVWMGAVMMARGDNVHAGHWFRLALLLHPSTAQARYALAWLGRLGQPATVQTAVKSVLGRWDTSSSRGIAQFIRASNPDIMPKQAQWEGQAIHEAATQEGVDQRLMTAVVCVESAFDPGAVSPVGALGLGQLMPQTAAELGVNPRDPWQNLVGAARLLRLDLAEFHTLPLTLAAYNAGGGAVRQYGGIPPYPETRSYVWKVLSIFGGLLV; encoded by the coding sequence ATGTTTCACGTGGTGGGCGGCGGTCGTCCGTCCAATCGGCGCCGCCTGTACATCAGCCTCACACTCGTCGGAGTATCCCTGCTTATCGCCCTTACCGGATTCCACCAGCCTGTGGACGCCCAGAGCTGGCTGCAGACCGGGTGGCAGGCCTATCAGGCCGGACACATGGCCCAGGCGCAGACCGCGTTCGCCAAGGCTGCGGCGAGCACGCCCGAGTCCGCGACTCCCGCCGTGTGGATGGGCGCGGTGATGATGGCCCGCGGCGACAACGTGCACGCCGGCCATTGGTTCCGGCTCGCGCTCTTGCTCCACCCCTCGACCGCGCAGGCCCGGTACGCGCTGGCTTGGCTCGGCCGCCTCGGCCAGCCCGCCACCGTGCAGACCGCGGTGAAGAGCGTACTGGGGCGCTGGGACACCAGCAGCTCGCGGGGCATCGCTCAGTTCATCCGCGCGTCGAACCCGGACATTATGCCGAAGCAGGCGCAGTGGGAGGGCCAGGCTATTCATGAGGCCGCGACCCAGGAAGGCGTCGATCAGCGCCTGATGACGGCGGTGGTCTGCGTGGAGAGCGCGTTCGATCCCGGCGCGGTGTCGCCGGTCGGCGCGCTGGGTCTCGGTCAGCTGATGCCGCAGACGGCCGCGGAGCTCGGCGTGAATCCGCGTGATCCGTGGCAGAACCTCGTGGGCGCCGCGAGACTGCTGCGCCTCGACCTCGCGGAGTTCCACACGCTGCCGCTCACGCTCGCCGCGTACAACGCCGGCGGCGGCGCGGTGCGCCAGTACGGCGGGATTCCGCCGTATCCGGAGACCCGCTCCTACGTGTGGAAAGTGCTCTCGATCTTTGGAGGTCTCCTCGTCTAG
- a CDS encoding thiamine pyrophosphate-requiring protein: MKVAAAVAQILKREGVEFLIGYPVNPIIEAAAAADIRTIIVRQERTGLHMADAVSRMSSGRRIGVFTMQHGPGAENSFGGVAQAYGDSSPIVVLPAGYPRRLTNVAPNFNSALNYRHITKWAEQVLLPAEAPAAMRRAFTQVRNGRPRPVLIEFPTDVLSSDIPEPADYRPPAAVRVGPDPQAIETIAGLLVEASRPVIYAGQGVHYARAWGQLKDLAEWLGAPVTTSLQGKSAFPETHPLSLGSGGRSMPKPVHDFLAKSDVIFGIGCSFATTNYGVAMPEGKTIIHATLDAADVNKDLPADHVVIGDAGLVLEALLAAVKDRVRAPRQDRAASVAREIQSGREAWLAQWSPKLNSDETPLSPYRVIRDLLRTVDVANTVITHDAGSPRDQLSPFWQVEAPLSYIGWGKTTQLGYGLGLAMGAKLFAPEKLCINVWGDAAIGFTGMDFETAVRERIPILSVLLNNSCMAIELPVMPVSTEKYRSTDISGNYAALAQALGGYGERVTEPGEIVPAIKRAVRKTDDGVPALLEFITSREIETSVFK, from the coding sequence ATGAAGGTCGCGGCGGCGGTCGCTCAGATCTTGAAGCGCGAGGGCGTGGAGTTTCTGATCGGCTACCCGGTCAATCCGATCATCGAGGCGGCCGCGGCGGCCGACATCCGCACGATCATCGTCCGGCAGGAACGCACCGGCCTCCACATGGCGGACGCGGTGAGCCGGATGTCGTCCGGGCGGCGGATCGGCGTGTTCACGATGCAACACGGACCGGGGGCGGAGAACTCGTTCGGCGGCGTCGCGCAGGCGTACGGTGACTCGTCGCCGATCGTCGTGCTGCCGGCTGGCTATCCCCGCCGCCTCACCAACGTCGCGCCCAACTTCAATTCCGCCCTCAACTACCGGCACATCACGAAGTGGGCCGAGCAGGTGCTCCTGCCCGCGGAAGCGCCGGCGGCGATGCGCCGCGCCTTCACCCAGGTGCGCAACGGGCGCCCCCGGCCGGTGCTGATCGAGTTTCCCACCGACGTCCTCTCCTCGGATATTCCGGAACCGGCCGACTACCGGCCGCCGGCGGCCGTGCGGGTGGGACCCGATCCACAGGCGATCGAGACGATCGCCGGTCTGCTGGTCGAAGCGAGCCGGCCGGTGATCTACGCGGGACAGGGCGTGCACTACGCGCGCGCCTGGGGCCAACTCAAGGATCTCGCCGAGTGGCTCGGCGCGCCGGTCACCACGAGCCTTCAGGGCAAGAGCGCGTTCCCCGAGACACACCCGCTGTCGCTCGGTTCCGGCGGGCGATCCATGCCCAAACCCGTGCATGACTTCCTCGCAAAGAGCGACGTCATCTTCGGCATCGGCTGCAGCTTCGCGACGACCAACTACGGCGTCGCGATGCCGGAGGGGAAGACAATCATCCACGCGACGCTCGACGCGGCCGACGTCAACAAAGACCTCCCGGCCGACCACGTGGTGATCGGCGACGCCGGGCTGGTGCTGGAGGCGCTGCTCGCCGCGGTCAAAGACCGGGTGCGCGCGCCCCGTCAGGACCGCGCCGCGTCCGTCGCCCGCGAGATCCAGAGCGGACGCGAAGCGTGGCTCGCGCAGTGGAGCCCGAAACTCAACTCCGACGAAACGCCGCTGTCGCCGTACCGCGTGATCCGCGATCTCCTGCGGACCGTCGATGTGGCCAACACCGTCATCACGCACGACGCCGGAAGTCCGCGCGATCAGCTCTCGCCGTTCTGGCAGGTGGAGGCCCCGCTGTCCTACATCGGCTGGGGCAAGACCACGCAGCTCGGCTACGGCCTCGGCCTCGCGATGGGCGCCAAGCTCTTCGCCCCTGAGAAGCTCTGCATCAACGTCTGGGGCGACGCCGCCATCGGGTTCACCGGCATGGACTTCGAGACGGCGGTCCGGGAGCGGATCCCGATTCTCTCGGTCCTGCTGAACAACTCGTGCATGGCCATCGAGCTGCCCGTGATGCCGGTCTCCACGGAGAAGTACCGGAGCACCGACATCTCCGGCAACTACGCGGCGTTGGCGCAGGCGCTCGGCGGGTACGGGGAGCGCGTCACCGAGCCGGGCGAGATCGTACCGGCGATCAAGCGGGCGGTCCGGAAGACCGATGACGGCGTCCCGGCCCTGCTCGAGTTCATTACCTCGCGGGAGATCGAAACCTCGGTCTTCAAGTAG
- a CDS encoding GAF domain-containing protein: protein MAVVSAVANEVQSSADSVRASDTWIREMLAGASSPEAAAAAIGRTLLLVTGAPRAAVFFRSLSGAVTCPWSHNLSDAYVRGLVTPDGVNPWAHLLRYPELECMDLPKRGWSQSPEARHLEHVGDLPYGTAVRERIAREGLRSISTWPLLHGRRVIGAISCYFDAPRVWSTEDEDTMRTFALQAAATIPPATAPRVRETPRDACERLAALERELAVKQARIVQQRASLEAEYQRLSAETARLTAERQALELQEAG from the coding sequence ATGGCGGTGGTATCGGCGGTAGCCAACGAAGTCCAGAGCAGCGCAGACTCCGTGCGGGCCAGCGATACGTGGATCCGCGAGATGCTGGCCGGCGCCTCTTCCCCGGAGGCGGCCGCGGCGGCGATCGGGCGCACGCTCCTGTTGGTGACCGGGGCGCCGCGGGCCGCGGTCTTCTTTCGTTCGCTGAGCGGCGCCGTGACGTGTCCCTGGTCCCACAACCTGTCGGACGCGTACGTTCGAGGGCTCGTCACGCCGGACGGCGTGAATCCGTGGGCGCATCTGCTGCGCTACCCTGAACTCGAGTGCATGGATTTGCCGAAGCGAGGCTGGTCTCAGAGCCCCGAAGCGCGGCACCTCGAGCACGTCGGGGACCTGCCCTACGGCACGGCCGTTCGTGAACGGATCGCGCGGGAGGGTCTGCGTTCGATCAGTACGTGGCCGCTGCTGCACGGCCGCCGGGTGATCGGAGCGATCTCCTGCTACTTCGATGCCCCCCGGGTGTGGTCTACGGAAGACGAGGACACCATGCGCACGTTCGCGCTGCAGGCGGCCGCCACGATCCCTCCCGCCACCGCGCCCCGCGTTCGGGAAACGCCGCGCGACGCGTGTGAACGTCTCGCGGCGCTGGAGCGGGAGCTCGCGGTCAAACAGGCGCGGATCGTCCAGCAGCGCGCGTCACTCGAAGCGGAGTACCAGCGGTTGTCCGCGGAGACCGCCCGGCTCACCGCCGAGCGCCAAGCGCTCGAACTCCAGGAGGCGGGTTGA
- a CDS encoding phosphatase PAP2 family protein translates to MIRHLRPAAIRFLVALLLFAVLGIASGQPAAARIDRTITISMQNTSIQNAFPGAARAAADLVSLADAAIMIPGLVASGLLVLLLGEVWHAGRLLLLAAGAIGISAIAAYFEHVIVHPGPDLRIQVPRFADAPVISDVSVSNAVAAIALIAAAGLSIILLQDGHRRPLSLWPTVAAFATCAMVVLFRDAVTRTILALTAVMQGYTPYGFPSGHVTRTVLFAGTALRRVPALSVAVVAVLALSLVYLGDHWTSEVLGGLCLGWAGADVLWEVWRWLDARFVGAPRGV, encoded by the coding sequence ATGATCCGGCATCTCCGTCCCGCCGCAATCCGCTTCCTCGTTGCGCTCCTTCTGTTCGCTGTGCTGGGGATTGCATCCGGACAGCCGGCCGCCGCGCGCATCGATCGCACGATCACGATTTCGATGCAGAACACCTCGATCCAGAATGCGTTCCCGGGTGCTGCCCGCGCCGCCGCCGATCTCGTTTCTCTCGCAGATGCCGCGATCATGATTCCGGGACTCGTTGCGAGCGGGCTTCTCGTTCTACTTCTCGGTGAAGTTTGGCACGCCGGCAGGCTCCTGCTGCTGGCGGCTGGAGCGATTGGTATTAGCGCGATTGCCGCCTATTTCGAGCACGTGATCGTGCACCCAGGCCCCGACCTGAGGATTCAAGTGCCGCGGTTCGCGGATGCGCCCGTCATCTCGGATGTGTCGGTTTCGAACGCCGTTGCCGCGATCGCCCTCATCGCTGCGGCCGGGCTCTCGATCATACTCCTCCAGGATGGGCATCGTCGTCCCCTGTCGCTCTGGCCGACGGTCGCAGCATTCGCCACTTGTGCGATGGTCGTGCTCTTCAGGGACGCCGTGACTAGAACGATTCTCGCGCTGACAGCGGTGATGCAGGGGTACACTCCGTACGGGTTCCCGTCCGGCCATGTGACACGGACGGTATTGTTCGCTGGCACGGCGCTTCGACGCGTTCCCGCCTTGAGCGTAGCCGTTGTCGCCGTCCTGGCGTTGTCCTTAGTCTATCTCGGCGATCACTGGACGTCCGAGGTGCTCGGCGGGCTGTGCCTGGGCTGGGCTGGCGCCGACGTCTTGTGGGAAGTCTGGCGCTGGCTGGACGCACGGTTTGTTGGAGCACCGCGCGGCGTTTAG
- a CDS encoding 2-dehydropantoate 2-reductase, giving the protein MPDRDQVLVYGAGAVGSLVAAALAESRSTDGTSPAVTVLGRRPHVASIRTWGLVVESSGGRTVSKAVDSVTSLDDLAAPPDLVILTVKAYQVPESLALLSGVLARPDVAVVVLENGIGSEETVAGVIGGDRTVSGAVTIAVEMERPGTVRRHTSGGGVALAPVGTAAPAGRVAEMFRASGLPIRIYPDAAQMKWSKLLLNILANAAAAILDLPPGAIAHDPRLFALERAAFREAVAVMRALGLRPVALPGYPVPLLVRLMAAPPWAGQTVLRRALGRGRGEKMPSLWHDLERGRRQNEVTVLNGAVALEGDRHRVPVPVNRTITDVLLALAEGRADREAYRHKPAALLDACRNAGAGL; this is encoded by the coding sequence GTGCCTGACCGCGATCAAGTTCTCGTCTACGGCGCCGGGGCCGTGGGGTCGCTCGTGGCCGCCGCCCTCGCGGAATCCCGTTCCACCGATGGGACGAGCCCCGCCGTCACCGTGCTCGGCCGCCGCCCGCACGTCGCCTCGATCCGGACATGGGGGCTCGTCGTCGAGTCGTCCGGCGGACGGACCGTGTCGAAGGCCGTGGACTCGGTCACCTCGCTCGACGATCTCGCGGCGCCTCCAGATCTCGTCATTCTGACGGTCAAAGCGTACCAGGTCCCGGAGTCGCTCGCGCTGCTGTCCGGGGTGCTGGCACGGCCCGATGTCGCCGTCGTGGTGTTGGAGAACGGGATCGGCAGTGAGGAGACGGTGGCCGGGGTGATCGGCGGCGACCGTACCGTCTCCGGCGCCGTCACGATCGCCGTGGAGATGGAACGGCCGGGCACGGTGAGACGCCACACGAGCGGCGGAGGTGTCGCGCTCGCGCCCGTCGGGACCGCGGCGCCGGCCGGCCGCGTTGCCGAGATGTTCCGGGCGTCGGGTCTGCCTATCCGCATCTATCCCGACGCCGCGCAGATGAAGTGGAGCAAACTACTGCTCAATATCCTGGCGAACGCGGCGGCGGCGATTCTTGACCTGCCGCCCGGGGCCATCGCGCACGATCCGCGGCTCTTCGCGCTCGAGCGGGCGGCGTTCCGCGAGGCGGTGGCCGTGATGCGGGCGCTCGGTCTGCGGCCCGTGGCGCTCCCGGGCTACCCGGTCCCGCTGCTCGTTCGGCTGATGGCCGCGCCGCCGTGGGCCGGGCAGACGGTGCTGCGCCGCGCGCTCGGCCGGGGCAGGGGAGAGAAGATGCCGTCGCTCTGGCACGATCTCGAGCGTGGGCGGCGCCAGAACGAGGTCACGGTGCTGAACGGCGCGGTCGCCCTCGAGGGCGACCGTCACCGCGTGCCGGTGCCGGTCAACCGTACCATCACCGACGTGCTCCTCGCGCTCGCCGAGGGCCGGGCGGATCGTGAAGCGTACCGCCACAAGCCCGCGGCGCTGCTCGACGCGTGCCGCAACGCGGGCGCGGGCCTGTAG